The Devosia sp. YIM 151766 genome includes a region encoding these proteins:
- a CDS encoding NAD(P)/FAD-dependent oxidoreductase, with protein MGGGAAGLSAALLLARARRRVLICDAGQPRNRHSNRLGGFLTRDGTDPAEFRRIARDELADYDTAELRENTVITAARRFESGFELETASGEMFSGRKLLVATGVADALPPIAGIEGFYGRTVWHCPYCDGYEHRDQRIVVYGRGGKASALALELTGWTSRLMLASDGPSGLSAAQRRLLDRHKIALYEEPVARLEGAEGQLESLVFASGDSVAADALFFPSEGWADVELLRSLGVTIRRNGSVRTGGYGKTGAPGVFVAGDASRHAQLAIIAAGEGAAAAFAINTELLKQDLRHLDSAE; from the coding sequence GTGGGCGGCGGCGCAGCCGGCCTGTCCGCGGCGCTGTTGCTGGCGCGGGCGCGGCGCCGGGTGCTGATTTGCGATGCTGGCCAGCCTCGCAACCGGCATTCGAACCGATTGGGCGGTTTTCTGACCCGCGACGGCACCGATCCGGCCGAGTTCCGGCGGATCGCCCGGGACGAGCTAGCTGACTACGACACGGCCGAGCTCCGTGAGAACACCGTGATCACCGCCGCCCGGCGCTTTGAATCCGGCTTCGAGCTCGAAACAGCTTCCGGAGAAATGTTCAGCGGCCGAAAACTGCTGGTGGCCACGGGGGTGGCTGATGCGCTGCCTCCCATTGCGGGGATCGAAGGCTTTTACGGCCGCACTGTCTGGCATTGTCCATATTGCGACGGTTACGAGCATCGCGATCAGCGGATCGTGGTTTATGGCCGGGGCGGAAAGGCCTCGGCGCTGGCGCTTGAACTGACCGGCTGGACCTCACGCCTGATGCTGGCCAGCGACGGTCCCTCCGGTTTGAGCGCCGCGCAGCGCCGGCTGTTGGACAGGCACAAAATTGCCCTTTACGAGGAGCCGGTCGCGCGCCTGGAGGGTGCGGAAGGACAGCTCGAAAGTCTGGTTTTCGCCTCGGGGGATTCTGTCGCCGCCGACGCCTTGTTCTTTCCCTCAGAAGGCTGGGCGGATGTCGAACTCCTGCGCAGCCTGGGCGTCACCATTCGGCGAAACGGCTCGGTGCGCACCGGCGGCTATGGCAAAACCGGGGCGCCCGGGGTTTTCGTCGCAGGAGACGCCTCCCGCCATGCGCAATTGGCAATCATCGCCGCTGGCGAGGGCGCCGCTGCCGCCTTCGCGATCAATACCGAATTGCTGAAGCAGGACCTCAGGCATCTCGACAGCGCCGAATGA